In one Shinella zoogloeoides genomic region, the following are encoded:
- a CDS encoding LicD family protein: MTSDDLCDLLPGLVHFGTYPFVVPVFAEVTRVTITAKGHTFLNLSGVRWVVDGIQHDFPGSAEASSKHIKSLPAGSLVNFRGYHSELETNPTWTFEFDRPQRLDEIHVFNRRGIYAARSYDLEVMVETGTGDRISTSNIAHPILAARAAIFADRARRFYGLYPDDAGRRVATAGAELQHICDRAMIGGACDSARSVRLRSDILQSIHHCLKKSQDILAVKALPVAASLCEFLLDRRPKDKNFIASDDELFAVSVILVDAIENFRKADMIYLSDLVMYLAGRGTPERVEREVNKLYARVGNGNVPQPIMFRSHAMAGADLQAKAASHLNAIAEVNRVFASIGYVTAICYGTYLGAIRTGEFIPHDDDVDMVVALDVVGRDKIKPSLDAIVAALTSMGVRASVFGEHEFLKVIAPSAGHEIDVFPIAHSEKEGFVLMHMEQLTIREVRKDHILPFRMIDFYGRAMLAPSTDSDFLADRYGPNWMVPMRPVAGEMREVVELPD, translated from the coding sequence GTGACATCAGACGATCTTTGCGACCTTTTGCCCGGACTGGTTCATTTTGGAACGTATCCGTTCGTCGTCCCTGTTTTTGCGGAAGTGACGCGAGTGACAATCACCGCGAAGGGCCACACATTCCTTAACCTATCTGGGGTCCGATGGGTTGTGGACGGAATCCAGCATGATTTTCCGGGATCGGCCGAAGCGTCCTCCAAGCATATAAAGAGCCTTCCAGCTGGCAGCCTTGTCAATTTTCGGGGCTACCACTCCGAACTGGAGACGAATCCAACGTGGACATTCGAGTTCGATCGACCCCAACGCCTCGATGAAATCCATGTCTTCAATAGGAGGGGCATCTACGCCGCGAGAAGCTACGATCTCGAAGTGATGGTCGAGACCGGAACGGGCGATCGTATAAGTACATCAAACATAGCACATCCAATCTTGGCAGCTCGCGCCGCAATTTTTGCAGACCGTGCCCGCAGGTTCTACGGTCTGTACCCTGACGATGCTGGGCGGAGGGTTGCAACAGCCGGGGCGGAACTCCAGCACATTTGCGACAGGGCAATGATTGGAGGAGCTTGCGATAGCGCTCGATCCGTTCGGCTGAGGTCCGACATCCTTCAGTCTATCCATCACTGCCTCAAGAAGTCGCAGGATATACTGGCGGTCAAGGCTCTACCTGTCGCTGCATCGCTGTGTGAGTTTCTCTTGGATCGCCGACCGAAAGATAAGAATTTCATTGCATCCGACGATGAGTTGTTTGCAGTGAGCGTGATTCTCGTGGATGCTATCGAAAATTTCCGCAAGGCTGATATGATCTATCTGTCAGACTTGGTGATGTACCTCGCTGGAAGAGGTACGCCAGAAAGAGTCGAGCGAGAGGTCAACAAACTGTACGCAAGGGTGGGGAATGGAAATGTTCCTCAACCGATCATGTTCCGGTCTCATGCGATGGCAGGGGCGGACTTGCAAGCGAAGGCCGCTTCTCATCTAAACGCAATTGCGGAGGTGAACCGCGTCTTCGCAAGCATTGGGTACGTCACAGCCATCTGTTATGGGACTTATCTGGGGGCGATAAGAACCGGTGAGTTTATTCCTCACGATGACGATGTTGATATGGTGGTGGCTTTGGATGTTGTCGGAAGAGACAAGATCAAACCTTCGCTAGACGCGATCGTTGCGGCGCTGACGTCTATGGGAGTTCGCGCATCGGTTTTTGGCGAGCACGAATTTCTGAAGGTGATAGCGCCTTCTGCCGGTCACGAGATCGACGTGTTTCCCATCGCTCATTCTGAGAAAGAGGGTTTCGTCCTCATGCACATGGAGCAGTTGACTATTCGCGAAGTGCGAAAGGATCACATCCTTCCCTTCCGCATGATCGATTTCTATGGACGGGCAATGCTGGCACCGTCAACTGATAGCGACTTCCTGGCTGATCGGTATGGCCCCAACTGGATGGTTCCGATGAGGCCTGTCGCAGGGGAAATGCGGGAGGTGGTGGAGCTTCCCGATTAA
- a CDS encoding TylF/MycF/NovP-related O-methyltransferase — protein MNIATKHESAKDVMSRLRKVYAPALQNDADRFYSYKLVSLFHAMGAISLPGDWAEFGVYKGRCARFISSFLTGKRKLHLFDSFEGLPADWIGQWRAGAFKMDESEIPSFSDPRIQIHKGWFNQTVPAFRATQTEPLSFLHIDGDLYSSAMDVLMGLDDLIVPGTILLFDEYMMVADGETSDDEHRALYDWAAQKSRHFEYLWRTEWMQVAVRVTA, from the coding sequence ATGAACATAGCGACGAAACACGAATCCGCCAAAGACGTAATGAGCCGCTTGCGCAAGGTCTACGCGCCCGCGCTGCAAAATGATGCGGATCGGTTCTACAGCTATAAGCTAGTATCACTGTTCCACGCCATGGGCGCGATTTCCTTACCTGGAGATTGGGCGGAGTTTGGTGTCTACAAGGGACGTTGCGCTCGGTTTATTTCATCGTTCCTGACGGGGAAGAGAAAACTCCATTTGTTTGACAGCTTCGAAGGGCTGCCAGCCGATTGGATCGGGCAATGGAGAGCGGGTGCGTTTAAGATGGACGAGAGTGAAATTCCCTCTTTCAGCGATCCCCGTATTCAGATTCATAAAGGCTGGTTCAATCAAACGGTTCCAGCATTTCGCGCCACTCAAACAGAACCTCTTTCGTTCCTCCATATTGACGGCGATCTTTACAGCTCGGCTATGGATGTCCTCATGGGCCTCGATGACCTCATCGTTCCGGGAACGATCCTTCTCTTCGATGAGTACATGATGGTTGCCGACGGAGAGACTTCGGACGATGAACACCGAGCGCTTTACGATTGGGCGGCACAAAAGTCGCGCCATTTTGAATATCTCTGGCGAACAGAGTGGATGCAGGTAGCGGTAAGAGTAACTGCGTGA
- a CDS encoding glycoside hydrolase family 19 protein, which translates to MITAAHVRAAAKARVNDSNLNSVMTALDRHGAAAGLDLPHRAVHFLAQLMHESGSFRFDREIWGPTPAQKRYDTRTDLGNTPAVDGDGFKNRGRGPIQVTGGYNIRAFHAWCVAKGMNPPDFVSDPDLINTDPWEGLSAIWYWDEGNPDRRSLNRYADRNDPEMITRRINGGLNGYPDRLDCYTRLGVVVLGYRPDDLRGFQGAARAAGKYSGALDGLDGPQTRAAIHLMLVDLAPQKVLATKAAPVTEEKPVAVTPQSLDAPWWQSKEVLGPAVGGGAATTLTALGSIPWQNLLLILAAFGAVAGFLYWRKRLDARDVRSRAAEVEA; encoded by the coding sequence TTGATCACCGCAGCACATGTGCGCGCGGCCGCGAAGGCGCGCGTTAACGACAGCAACCTCAACTCCGTCATGACGGCGCTCGATCGCCACGGCGCGGCGGCCGGCCTCGATCTACCGCACCGCGCCGTGCACTTCCTCGCGCAGCTCATGCACGAGAGCGGATCTTTCCGCTTCGACCGGGAAATCTGGGGGCCGACGCCGGCGCAAAAGCGGTATGACACGCGCACCGATCTCGGCAATACGCCGGCGGTGGATGGCGATGGCTTCAAGAACCGGGGGCGCGGCCCGATCCAGGTGACGGGCGGCTATAACATCCGGGCATTCCATGCCTGGTGCGTCGCCAAGGGGATGAACCCACCGGATTTTGTCAGCGACCCCGATCTCATCAACACCGATCCATGGGAGGGGCTCTCGGCGATCTGGTATTGGGATGAGGGCAATCCCGACCGTCGCAGTCTCAACCGCTATGCCGACCGGAACGATCCGGAAATGATCACCCGGCGCATTAATGGCGGATTGAACGGCTATCCCGATCGCCTGGACTGCTACACCCGCCTGGGGGTGGTTGTGCTCGGTTATCGCCCCGATGATCTGCGCGGCTTCCAAGGGGCGGCGCGCGCGGCGGGCAAATATTCCGGCGCGCTCGACGGGCTGGACGGCCCGCAGACGCGGGCGGCGATCCACCTCATGCTCGTCGATCTGGCGCCGCAGAAGGTGCTGGCCACCAAGGCGGCTCCAGTGACCGAGGAGAAGCCGGTGGCCGTGACGCCGCAGAGCCTCGATGCGCCATGGTGGCAGTCGAAGGAAGTGCTGGGTCCCGCCGTCGGCGGTGGCGCGGCAACCACGCTGACGGCGCTCGGCTCGATCCCGTGGCAGAACCTGCTTCTCATCCTTGCCGCCTTCGGCGCCGTTGCTGGCTTCCTCTATTGGCGCAAGCGTCTCGATGCGCGTGACGTGCGCAGCCGCGCGGCCGAGGTGGAGGCATGA
- a CDS encoding DUF982 domain-containing protein: MRRGAWSEPVTFETQRLGQYRTIISAEEAAGILMGEWPIEDGSALRAACEACLDALEGRGDPEVARSAFLRAADEANVFIRDA, from the coding sequence ATGAGACGCGGTGCATGGAGCGAGCCCGTCACGTTCGAGACGCAACGCCTTGGCCAATATCGCACAATTATCAGCGCGGAAGAGGCGGCCGGCATCCTGATGGGAGAATGGCCCATCGAGGATGGCAGCGCCCTACGCGCGGCATGCGAGGCGTGCCTCGATGCACTGGAAGGCCGGGGTGACCCGGAAGTCGCTCGATCGGCATTTCTGAGAGCGGCCGACGAGGCAAACGTGTTTATTAGGGACGCGTGA
- a CDS encoding tyrosine-type recombinase/integrase translates to MAAKNSRTFADAAESFIQHGGDGRYLPLIISHFGKRPLGKIYPFDVHEMAACLYPSQKNSTRNRQAISPAKAVLRHAADRGWCPSRPIRRLKEEAPKRKSPASQTWLHAFVRQCQKDGLPHLAALVLFMATTAARVTEAINLRWNEVDLARCSALLLKTKTGRNSRRDFSKEVSARLAEIRGDAGLNDKVFGYSGRQAVNARIRAVCERAGISYKSSHACGRHTFATTAISLGIDIRTTMMAGDWRSVEVFLGTYVHANPNAGRIVADTLGRYQFDPDL, encoded by the coding sequence ATGGCAGCGAAGAACTCGCGCACGTTCGCCGACGCGGCGGAAAGCTTCATCCAGCATGGCGGCGACGGTCGTTACCTGCCCTTGATTATTTCGCACTTCGGCAAGCGACCTCTGGGCAAAATCTACCCCTTTGACGTGCATGAGATGGCGGCGTGTCTTTATCCAAGCCAAAAGAACTCGACGCGAAATCGTCAGGCCATCTCTCCGGCCAAGGCAGTTTTGCGCCATGCGGCCGATCGGGGATGGTGCCCGTCACGTCCTATCCGTCGCCTAAAAGAGGAGGCGCCGAAGCGTAAGAGTCCGGCGTCACAGACATGGCTGCATGCCTTCGTCAGGCAATGCCAGAAGGACGGGTTGCCGCATCTCGCAGCCCTGGTGCTTTTTATGGCCACAACAGCCGCGCGGGTGACGGAGGCGATAAATCTACGCTGGAATGAGGTGGACCTGGCACGGTGTTCTGCATTGCTGCTAAAAACGAAGACCGGCAGAAACTCGCGACGGGATTTCAGTAAGGAAGTGTCCGCCCGCCTCGCCGAGATAAGGGGCGACGCCGGGCTGAACGATAAGGTTTTCGGCTACTCCGGCAGACAGGCCGTCAACGCAAGAATCCGTGCGGTCTGCGAGCGTGCCGGCATAAGCTACAAATCCAGCCACGCATGTGGACGACACACTTTTGCGACGACGGCCATAAGCCTTGGCATCGACATCCGTACGACGATGATGGCTGGCGACTGGCGCAGCGTCGAAGTATTCCTCGGGACCTACGTTCATGCCAACCCAAACGCCGGCAGGATCGTTGCCGACACCCTTGGCCGCTACCAATTCGATCCCGATTTATAA
- a CDS encoding BON domain-containing protein — MVFKEGTFKGEPPEHFDGPHPAWLETAVADALSVAGDVDASDITVTCKGTRIILSGSIGSAEEASRATEIAASVKEVSEVDNRLSWL; from the coding sequence ATGGTCTTCAAGGAAGGTACGTTCAAAGGCGAACCGCCGGAACATTTCGATGGTCCGCATCCCGCCTGGCTGGAAACCGCGGTGGCGGATGCGCTTTCGGTGGCCGGCGACGTGGATGCTTCGGACATCACCGTGACCTGCAAGGGCACCCGCATCATCCTCTCCGGGAGCATCGGCTCCGCTGAGGAGGCGAGCCGCGCCACGGAGATCGCCGCGTCGGTGAAGGAGGTCAGCGAAGTCGACAACCGGCTCTCCTGGCTCTGA